One window of Corynebacterium doosanense CAU 212 = DSM 45436 genomic DNA carries:
- a CDS encoding alpha-amylase family glycosyl hydrolase — MLEHAIMWHLYPLGATGADIRDTHAAGRGLSSLTPWLDYAVELGCDTILLAPVFDSVSHGYDTLDHYRIDDRLGGDAEFDTFMEACRARGLRVLLDGVFNHVAAGHPWVSQGLTTGRGWEGHDDLLELDHANPQVADEVVAVMEHWLDKGISGWRLDVAYAVPDEFWAEVTDRVRTRFPDAVFLGEVIHGDYGHELTAGHLDTVTQYELWKALWSSIKDGNFFELEHALNRHNTFLEAGPMQTFVGNHDTDRIASVVGDAGAGLAATLLLTLPGVPSIYYGDEQAFRGLRGEGFGADDAVRPELPASPAELAGEGTWLHDRYQRLIGFRRRHAWLVSGRVEVTSVANEEISYRVSSGEHWLNVTARVDGSVEMVADDGESLSF; from the coding sequence ATGCTCGAGCACGCCATCATGTGGCACCTCTACCCCCTCGGTGCGACCGGAGCGGACATCCGCGACACCCACGCAGCGGGCCGGGGCCTGTCGAGCCTCACCCCCTGGCTCGACTACGCCGTGGAACTCGGCTGCGACACCATCCTGCTCGCCCCGGTTTTCGACTCCGTCAGCCACGGTTACGACACCCTCGACCACTACCGCATCGACGACCGCCTCGGCGGCGACGCGGAGTTCGACACCTTCATGGAGGCCTGCCGCGCCCGCGGCCTTAGGGTGCTTCTCGACGGCGTCTTCAACCACGTCGCCGCCGGCCACCCCTGGGTCTCGCAGGGACTGACCACCGGGCGGGGCTGGGAGGGCCACGACGACCTGCTCGAGCTGGACCACGCCAACCCGCAGGTCGCCGACGAGGTCGTCGCCGTGATGGAGCACTGGCTGGACAAGGGCATCTCCGGCTGGCGCCTCGACGTCGCCTACGCCGTGCCCGACGAGTTCTGGGCCGAGGTCACCGACCGCGTGCGCACCAGGTTCCCGGATGCCGTTTTCCTCGGCGAGGTCATCCACGGCGACTACGGCCACGAGCTCACCGCGGGCCACCTCGACACCGTCACGCAGTACGAGCTGTGGAAGGCGCTGTGGAGCTCCATTAAGGACGGCAACTTCTTCGAGCTGGAGCACGCTCTGAACAGGCACAATACCTTCCTCGAGGCCGGCCCGATGCAGACCTTCGTGGGTAACCACGACACCGACCGGATCGCCAGCGTTGTGGGGGACGCCGGCGCGGGGCTCGCGGCCACGCTGCTGCTCACGCTTCCCGGCGTGCCCAGCATCTACTACGGCGACGAGCAGGCGTTTCGAGGCCTACGCGGCGAGGGCTTCGGTGCGGACGACGCGGTGCGGCCCGAGCTGCCTGCGTCGCCAGCTGAGCTGGCGGGGGAGGGGACCTGGCTGCACGACCGCTACCAGCGGCTCATCGGATTCCGCCGCCGGCACGCGTGGCTGGTCTCCGGCCGGGTCGAGGTGACCAGCGTGGCCAACGAGGAGATCTCCTACCGGGTGAGCTCCGGTGAGCACTGGCTCAACGTCACCGCCCGGGTCGACGGCTCCGTGGAGATGGTCGCGGACGACGGCGAGAGCCTGAGCTTCTAG
- a CDS encoding DUF5997 family protein: MKPETAAKKLGLYLPATPQEFQDNAVTHGELRDLQNNPPEWLEKLRLEGPHPRPVVAQKLGITIAALKRSELEQPMTTAQIKDLLADQPEWLRTARTQLAEQRKAEESAETSAEES, translated from the coding sequence ATGAAGCCGGAGACCGCCGCCAAGAAGCTCGGTCTCTACCTGCCGGCCACCCCGCAGGAATTCCAGGACAACGCCGTCACCCACGGCGAGCTCCGCGACCTGCAGAACAACCCGCCCGAGTGGCTGGAGAAGCTCCGCCTCGAGGGGCCGCACCCGCGCCCCGTCGTCGCGCAGAAGCTGGGCATCACCATCGCGGCGCTGAAGCGCTCCGAGCTGGAACAGCCCATGACCACGGCCCAGATCAAGGATCTGCTGGCCGATCAGCCCGAGTGGCTGCGCACCGCGCGCACCCAGCTGGCGGAGCAACGCAAGGCTGAAGAGTCTGCGGAGACCTCAGCCGAGGAGTCCTAG
- a CDS encoding LysR substrate-binding domain-containing protein, translated as MLSLGFVTGVEPDKWLRRFRENTTHGGVDARGLDDPLDPVLAGELDLALIRLPDSRIDDSLHVIELYDESLGIAVPKDSLFEEAGETLVPRDVEGEIVNYRTADDGSVDLAELRAALQVVAANVGVAVAPRPALKVLSKKQVVHLGYDDPTVPPTRIALAFLRDSDSDAVQDFVGVAKGRGANSSRQAAPKRSAREKTLAKQERRGAAPKKPPAPRRGRRTRKGK; from the coding sequence ATGCTGAGCTTGGGTTTCGTCACCGGTGTGGAACCGGACAAGTGGCTGCGCCGCTTCCGGGAGAACACGACCCACGGCGGCGTCGACGCCCGCGGACTCGACGACCCCCTGGACCCAGTGCTCGCCGGGGAACTCGACCTGGCACTGATCCGGCTCCCGGATTCGCGTATCGACGACTCTCTCCACGTCATCGAGCTCTACGACGAATCCCTCGGCATCGCCGTCCCGAAGGACAGCCTGTTCGAGGAGGCGGGGGAGACCCTGGTCCCGCGGGACGTCGAGGGGGAGATCGTCAACTACCGCACCGCGGACGACGGCTCCGTCGATCTCGCCGAGCTGCGCGCGGCGCTGCAGGTGGTGGCCGCCAACGTCGGAGTCGCCGTCGCCCCACGCCCTGCGCTGAAGGTGCTGAGCAAGAAACAGGTCGTGCACCTGGGGTACGACGACCCCACGGTGCCGCCGACCCGCATCGCGTTGGCGTTTCTCCGTGACTCCGACAGCGACGCGGTGCAGGACTTCGTTGGCGTGGCCAAGGGCCGCGGTGCGAACTCCTCCCGACAGGCCGCTCCGAAACGCAGCGCCCGGGAGAAGACCCTGGCCAAACAGGAGCGCCGGGGCGCGGCTCCGAAGAAACCGCCGGCCCCGAGACGCGGCCGGAGGACCCGAAAGGGAAAATAA
- a CDS encoding LGFP repeat-containing protein: protein MSNTISRRILAGVAATTLALGVTACSEAEDAASQAGDAAGSATSAAGEANESATASASESAESSESTEGSDSETTEFKTADGKSVLVPAAFAEALDDAAGDGDFGTPATIEEGENGSFLAAFDNGNHITYSEETGAVKLIGEIGNTWVADGALANPIGLPTDTESEVDGGWTQEFQNGTISWLKGEAGDFAAEVEQA from the coding sequence ATGTCGAACACCATCTCCCGCCGTATCCTCGCCGGTGTCGCCGCCACCACCCTCGCGCTCGGCGTTACCGCCTGCTCCGAGGCTGAGGACGCCGCTAGCCAGGCCGGCGACGCCGCCGGTTCCGCCACCTCCGCCGCTGGCGAGGCTAACGAGTCCGCCACCGCCTCCGCTTCGGAGTCCGCTGAGTCTTCCGAGTCCACCGAGGGCTCCGACTCCGAGACCACGGAGTTTAAGACCGCCGACGGCAAGTCCGTCCTCGTCCCGGCCGCTTTCGCCGAGGCACTGGATGACGCCGCAGGCGACGGTGACTTCGGCACCCCCGCCACCATCGAGGAGGGTGAGAACGGCTCGTTCCTCGCCGCCTTCGACAACGGCAACCACATCACCTACTCCGAGGAGACTGGCGCGGTTAAGCTCATCGGCGAGATCGGCAACACCTGGGTCGCCGACGGTGCCCTGGCCAACCCGATCGGCCTGCCCACCGATACCGAGTCCGAGGTCGACGGTGGCTGGACCCAGGAGTTCCAGAACGGCACCATCTCGTGGCTCAAGGGTGAGGCCGGCGACTTCGCCGCCGAGGTTGAGCAGGCCTAA
- a CDS encoding PhoH family protein: MAHHLTQTADTTRPISTTRTTTYVLDTSVLLSDPWALTKFAEHDVVLPLVVISELEGKRHHPELGWFARQALRLLEDLRATYGRLDQPVPASLEGGTLRVELNHQDQSVLPAAFRGTEGDHRILACALNLRRDGLHTVLVTKDVPLRVKAGSVGLEADEYRAQDVVLTGYTGMQSLSVDSATISQLYREGTVNLGDQVADLPLHCGLTLTGSANESALARVGRDGEVALVRGDQQAFGLGGRSAEQRIALDLLLDSDIGIVSLGGRAGTGKSALALCAGLEAVLERGEHRRIVVFRPLYAVGGQNLGYLPGSETDKMNPWAQAVYDTLDGLVSENVMEEIHARGLIEVLPLTHIRGRSLHDTFVIVDEAQSLERNVLLTVLSRLGRGSRVVLTHDVAQRDNLRVGRHDGVQAVIEKLKNNSLFAHVTLQRSERSAIAELVTDLLEDSH; the protein is encoded by the coding sequence ATGGCCCACCACCTGACCCAGACCGCCGACACCACTCGCCCGATCTCCACCACGCGCACCACCACCTATGTTCTGGACACCTCGGTCCTGCTCTCCGACCCGTGGGCGCTGACCAAGTTCGCCGAGCACGACGTGGTCCTTCCGCTCGTGGTCATCTCCGAGCTGGAAGGCAAACGACACCACCCCGAGCTGGGCTGGTTCGCCCGCCAGGCCCTCCGCCTGCTCGAGGATCTGCGGGCCACCTACGGCCGCCTGGACCAGCCGGTGCCGGCGAGCCTCGAAGGGGGAACGCTCCGGGTGGAGCTCAACCACCAGGATCAGAGTGTCCTTCCCGCCGCTTTCCGTGGAACCGAGGGTGACCACCGCATCCTCGCCTGCGCGCTCAACCTGCGCCGCGACGGCCTGCACACCGTCCTGGTCACCAAGGACGTCCCCCTGCGGGTCAAGGCCGGCTCGGTCGGGCTGGAGGCGGACGAGTACCGCGCCCAGGACGTGGTCCTCACCGGCTACACGGGGATGCAGTCCCTCTCCGTGGACAGCGCCACCATCTCCCAGCTCTACCGGGAGGGCACCGTGAACCTGGGTGACCAGGTGGCTGATCTGCCGCTGCACTGCGGCCTCACCCTCACGGGTTCCGCCAACGAATCTGCACTGGCCCGGGTCGGACGCGACGGGGAAGTCGCGCTCGTCCGGGGTGACCAGCAGGCCTTCGGCCTGGGTGGGCGTTCGGCGGAGCAGCGCATCGCGCTGGATCTGCTGCTCGACAGCGACATCGGTATCGTCTCCCTCGGTGGCCGTGCCGGTACGGGCAAGTCGGCCCTGGCGCTGTGCGCCGGGCTCGAGGCCGTCTTGGAGCGCGGGGAGCACCGGCGCATCGTGGTGTTCCGCCCGCTCTACGCCGTGGGTGGCCAGAACCTGGGATACCTCCCGGGCAGTGAGACGGACAAGATGAACCCCTGGGCGCAGGCCGTCTACGACACCCTCGACGGGCTGGTCTCCGAGAACGTCATGGAGGAGATCCACGCGCGCGGTCTCATCGAGGTGCTGCCGCTGACCCACATCCGCGGGCGCAGCCTGCACGACACCTTCGTCATCGTCGACGAGGCGCAGTCCCTGGAGCGCAACGTCCTGCTGACGGTGCTCTCCCGCCTGGGTCGCGGCTCGCGGGTCGTGCTCACCCACGACGTCGCACAGCGCGACAACCTCCGCGTCGGGCGCCACGACGGCGTTCAGGCCGTGATCGAGAAGCTCAAGAACAACAGCCTCTTCGCCCACGTCACGCTGCAGCGCTCCGAGCGCTCGGCGATCGCCGAGCTGGTGACCGATCTGTTGGAGGACAGCCACTAG
- a CDS encoding GNAT family N-acetyltransferase, with protein MSPTTFELRPITPEDYPQVRAIYEMGLNSGHATYEKAAPTWAQFTSSKIMETVFVAVEKDEPEKILGWVSAAKASSRSVFHGVVEDSIYTHPDARGRGVSGALLDRLVETCMDLHKWAIHSWIFPENMGSVKLHESRGFEKVGVYRHLAKMTYGELAGQWRDTAVYELLLPTPEDRLDRKLEAAGD; from the coding sequence ATGTCTCCCACGACTTTTGAGCTGCGACCGATCACACCCGAGGACTACCCGCAGGTGCGGGCCATCTACGAGATGGGCCTCAACAGCGGGCACGCCACCTATGAGAAGGCTGCGCCCACCTGGGCGCAGTTCACCTCCAGCAAGATCATGGAGACGGTCTTCGTCGCGGTGGAGAAGGACGAGCCGGAGAAGATCCTCGGCTGGGTCTCCGCCGCCAAGGCGTCCTCGCGCTCCGTCTTTCACGGGGTGGTGGAGGATTCAATCTACACTCACCCCGACGCCCGCGGACGGGGCGTTTCCGGGGCACTGCTGGACAGACTCGTTGAAACGTGCATGGACCTGCACAAATGGGCAATCCACTCGTGGATCTTCCCGGAGAACATGGGCTCGGTGAAACTGCACGAGTCCCGCGGGTTCGAAAAGGTGGGTGTCTACCGCCACCTGGCCAAGATGACCTACGGCGAGTTGGCCGGGCAGTGGCGCGACACCGCCGTCTACGAGCTGCTGCTGCCCACCCCGGAGGATCGGCTGGACCGCAAGCTCGAGGCGGCTGGCGACTAG
- a CDS encoding MDR family MFS transporter: MSNPTTDPATGTASTAVDVPKNPTVESKPTNVTLVFVALMTTMLMSSLGQMIFGAALPTIVGELGGVEHMSWVITAFLVTMTIAMPISGKIGDLVGRKWLYVASIAIFVIGSAVGGFADSITVLILGRAIQGLGAGSMMINSQAIMAEVTTARERGKYMGYMGAVFGVSSVLGPVLGGWFTDGPGWRWGLWMNIPLGLLAITVATLVLNLRTGQAQWRHFDWIGTLLLAVSTASLILLTTWGGTQYEWGSTMIISLAVLTVVTAVAFVLAELHSTDPLIRMGLFRNRNMVLTTIAGTILGVAMMGALAYLPTYLQMVHTMTPTSAGLMMIPMMIGMLGTSTIIGNVIARTGIYKPYPIIGMFTTAVALYLFSTLEATTSLTVIGIYFFIFGFGLGMVMQVLVLIVQNSFPITMVGTATASNNFFRQVGSALGASIVGSVFVHNLQDKMALNLPAAFAQMGEQGKAFAQKFAEPDGSNRLTPQAVAELPGPIRDAVLVSYNDGLVPIFLYMVPLAVIAGLVLFGVRREKLKETID, translated from the coding sequence GTGAGCAATCCCACAACCGATCCGGCGACCGGCACCGCCTCGACCGCCGTCGACGTACCCAAGAACCCCACCGTCGAGAGCAAGCCGACCAACGTCACGCTCGTCTTCGTCGCCCTCATGACCACCATGCTCATGAGCTCGCTCGGACAGATGATCTTCGGCGCCGCGCTGCCCACCATCGTGGGCGAGCTCGGCGGCGTCGAGCACATGAGCTGGGTCATCACCGCCTTCCTAGTCACCATGACCATCGCCATGCCCATCTCGGGCAAGATCGGCGACCTCGTGGGCCGTAAGTGGCTGTACGTCGCGTCCATCGCCATCTTCGTCATCGGCTCCGCCGTCGGCGGTTTCGCCGACTCGATCACCGTGCTCATCCTCGGCCGCGCCATCCAGGGCCTCGGCGCCGGCTCCATGATGATCAACTCACAGGCCATCATGGCCGAGGTCACCACCGCCCGCGAGCGTGGCAAGTACATGGGCTACATGGGCGCCGTCTTCGGCGTCAGCTCCGTCCTCGGCCCCGTGCTCGGCGGCTGGTTCACCGACGGCCCCGGTTGGCGTTGGGGTCTATGGATGAACATCCCGCTAGGCCTGCTCGCCATCACCGTGGCCACCCTCGTGCTCAACCTCCGCACCGGCCAGGCGCAGTGGCGCCACTTCGACTGGATCGGCACGCTGCTGCTCGCCGTGTCCACGGCCAGCCTCATCCTGCTCACCACCTGGGGTGGCACGCAGTACGAGTGGGGATCGACGATGATCATCTCGCTCGCCGTGCTCACCGTCGTCACCGCCGTCGCCTTCGTGTTGGCCGAGCTGCACTCCACGGACCCGCTCATCCGCATGGGCCTGTTCCGAAACCGCAACATGGTGCTCACCACCATCGCCGGCACCATCCTCGGCGTGGCCATGATGGGCGCGCTCGCCTACCTGCCCACCTACCTGCAGATGGTGCACACCATGACCCCGACCTCGGCCGGGCTCATGATGATCCCGATGATGATCGGCATGCTGGGCACTTCCACCATCATCGGCAACGTCATCGCCCGCACCGGAATCTACAAGCCCTACCCCATCATCGGCATGTTCACGACGGCCGTGGCACTGTACCTCTTCTCGACGCTGGAGGCCACCACCTCACTCACCGTCATCGGCATCTACTTCTTCATCTTCGGCTTCGGCCTGGGCATGGTCATGCAGGTACTCGTCCTCATCGTGCAGAACTCCTTCCCCATCACCATGGTGGGTACCGCCACCGCCTCGAACAACTTCTTCCGCCAGGTCGGTTCCGCACTCGGCGCCTCGATCGTCGGCTCGGTGTTCGTGCACAACCTCCAGGACAAGATGGCGCTCAACCTGCCCGCCGCCTTCGCCCAGATGGGCGAGCAGGGCAAGGCGTTCGCGCAGAAGTTCGCCGAGCCCGACGGCTCCAACCGCCTCACCCCGCAGGCCGTGGCAGAGCTGCCCGGGCCGATCCGCGACGCGGTCCTCGTGTCCTACAACGACGGACTGGTGCCGATCTTCCTCTACATGGTTCCCCTCGCCGTCATCGCCGGCCTGGTCCTCTTCGGCGTGCGCCGCGAGAAGCTCAAGGAGACCATCGACTAG
- a CDS encoding TetR/AcrR family transcriptional regulator, with product MTQPHGLRERKRRQTRSRIVDSATSLVEKHGFDNVTIEEICADAEISKRTFFNYMESKDEAVLGTLPVAFDEDRLAHFVDTPSDNLVHSALGELATLMSELHEGDNDEFRARINQRRRNIIAKEPSLALISFTRYRELAAHLHDAISRHLEKHPGDRRLQGLSDGEEATALVSLIRESLFFSNARSTDSCPSTDDLLELWTDSALQLTTLSKGLHW from the coding sequence GTGACACAACCCCACGGACTGCGCGAACGAAAGCGACGGCAGACAAGAAGCCGGATCGTCGATTCGGCGACCTCGCTCGTCGAAAAGCACGGTTTCGACAACGTGACCATCGAGGAGATCTGCGCTGACGCCGAGATCAGCAAACGAACGTTCTTCAACTACATGGAGTCCAAGGACGAAGCCGTCCTGGGCACTCTGCCTGTGGCGTTTGATGAGGATCGGTTGGCACACTTCGTCGATACGCCCTCGGACAATCTGGTTCATTCCGCTCTGGGTGAGCTGGCGACGCTGATGTCCGAGCTCCACGAGGGCGACAACGACGAGTTTCGGGCCCGCATCAACCAGCGTCGGAGGAACATCATCGCCAAGGAACCCTCCCTGGCGCTGATCTCCTTCACCCGTTACCGCGAACTGGCCGCCCACCTGCACGACGCCATTTCCCGGCACCTCGAGAAACACCCCGGGGACCGGCGCCTGCAGGGGCTTAGCGACGGCGAGGAAGCCACGGCGCTGGTCTCACTCATCCGCGAATCGCTCTTCTTCTCCAACGCACGATCCACCGACTCCTGCCCGTCCACCGACGACCTGCTCGAATTGTGGACCGACTCCGCACTGCAACTGACCACCCTGAGTAAAGGACTTCACTGGTGA
- a CDS encoding class II fumarate hydratase codes for MSEQEYRIEKDTMGEVKVPKDALWRAQTQRAVQNFPISGRPLESAQIRAMGLLKAACAQVNKDSGALDATKADAIIAAGKAIAEGTYDESFPIDVFQTGSGTSSNMNTNEVIASLAKQDGVDIHPNDDVNMGQSSNDTFPTATHVAATEAAVNDLIPGLKVLHESLQKKSEEFADAVKAGRTHLMDAVPVTLGQEFGGYARQIELGIERIEATLPRLGELAIGGTAAGTGLNTSADFGGKVTEELKKLTGVQQLSEAKNHFEAQAARDALVEFSGAMRVVAVSLYKIANDIRLMGSGPLVGLAEIHLQDLQPGSSIMPGKVNPVLCETATQVSAQVIGNDAAVAFGGTQGQFELNVFIPMMARNVLESSRLLANTSRVFAEKCVDSIEANRERMKKFAESSTSIVTPLNSAIGYENAAKAAKHALNEKMTVREAVIDLGFVDGEKLTEEELDKRLDVLAMANTDRN; via the coding sequence ATGTCTGAGCAGGAATACCGCATCGAAAAAGACACCATGGGCGAGGTCAAGGTCCCCAAGGACGCGCTCTGGCGTGCGCAGACCCAGCGCGCCGTGCAGAACTTCCCCATCTCCGGCCGCCCGCTGGAGTCCGCGCAGATCCGCGCCATGGGCCTGCTCAAGGCCGCCTGCGCCCAGGTGAACAAGGACTCCGGCGCGCTCGACGCCACCAAGGCTGACGCGATCATCGCCGCTGGCAAGGCCATCGCCGAGGGCACCTACGACGAGTCCTTCCCCATCGACGTCTTCCAGACCGGCTCCGGCACCTCGTCGAACATGAACACCAACGAGGTCATCGCCTCCCTGGCCAAGCAGGACGGCGTGGACATCCACCCGAACGACGACGTCAACATGGGCCAGTCCTCCAACGACACCTTCCCCACCGCCACGCACGTCGCGGCAACCGAGGCTGCGGTCAACGACCTCATCCCGGGCCTCAAGGTGCTGCACGAGTCCCTGCAGAAGAAGTCTGAGGAGTTCGCCGACGCCGTCAAGGCCGGCCGGACCCACCTCATGGACGCCGTCCCCGTCACCCTCGGACAGGAGTTCGGCGGCTACGCCCGCCAGATCGAGCTCGGCATCGAGCGCATCGAGGCCACCCTGCCGCGTCTGGGTGAGCTGGCCATCGGCGGCACCGCCGCCGGCACTGGCCTGAACACCTCCGCCGACTTCGGCGGCAAGGTCACCGAGGAGCTGAAGAAGCTCACCGGTGTCCAGCAGCTCTCCGAGGCCAAGAACCACTTCGAGGCGCAGGCCGCCCGTGACGCGCTCGTGGAGTTCTCCGGCGCCATGCGTGTCGTGGCCGTCTCGCTGTACAAGATCGCCAACGACATCCGCCTCATGGGCTCCGGCCCGCTCGTCGGCCTCGCCGAGATCCACCTGCAGGATCTGCAGCCGGGCTCCTCGATCATGCCGGGCAAGGTCAACCCCGTCCTGTGTGAGACCGCCACCCAGGTCTCCGCCCAGGTCATCGGCAACGACGCCGCCGTGGCTTTCGGTGGCACCCAGGGCCAGTTCGAGCTCAACGTCTTCATCCCGATGATGGCACGCAACGTGCTCGAGTCCTCCCGCCTGCTGGCCAACACCTCGCGTGTCTTCGCCGAAAAGTGCGTGGACAGTATCGAGGCCAACCGCGAGCGCATGAAGAAGTTCGCGGAGTCCTCCACCTCCATCGTCACTCCGCTGAACTCGGCGATCGGCTACGAGAACGCCGCAAAGGCCGCGAAGCACGCCCTCAACGAGAAGATGACCGTCCGCGAGGCCGTCATCGACCTGGGCTTCGTCGACGGTGAGAAGCTCACCGAGGAGGAGCTGGACAAGCGTCTCGACGTGCTCGCCATGGCGAACACCGACCGCAACTAG
- the glpX gene encoding class II fructose-bisphosphatase, whose amino-acid sequence MTTQEFVRPDRNLAMELVRVTEAAALASGRWVGRGQKEKGDGAAVDAMRQLINSVEMKGVVVIGEGEKDEAPMLFNGEEVGTGEGAEVDIAVDPVDGTTLMAEGRPNAIAVIAAADRGSMYDPSAVFYMNKIAVGPEAAGAIDIQAPVDHNINAVAKAKGIDPDEVVVVVLDRPRHKELIADIRRAGAKVRLISDGDVAGAVAAAQASSMNSVDIMMGIGGTPEGIITACAMKCMGGEIQGMLAPKDDAERAKARNAGLELDIVLTTHDLVSSDNCYFAATGVTNGDMLRGVSYRANGATTRSLVMRSKSGTIRHVESEHKLAKLREFSVVDYSEPTL is encoded by the coding sequence ATGACTACCCAAGAATTCGTCCGCCCCGACCGCAACCTGGCCATGGAGCTGGTCCGGGTGACCGAGGCCGCCGCCCTGGCCTCCGGCCGCTGGGTAGGACGCGGCCAGAAGGAGAAGGGCGACGGGGCCGCCGTGGACGCCATGCGTCAGCTCATCAACTCCGTGGAGATGAAGGGTGTCGTCGTCATCGGCGAGGGCGAGAAGGACGAGGCCCCGATGCTGTTCAACGGTGAAGAGGTCGGCACCGGCGAGGGCGCCGAGGTGGACATCGCTGTGGACCCCGTCGACGGCACCACCCTCATGGCCGAGGGCCGCCCCAACGCCATCGCCGTCATCGCCGCCGCCGACCGCGGCTCCATGTACGACCCCTCCGCAGTGTTCTACATGAACAAGATCGCTGTCGGCCCCGAGGCCGCCGGCGCCATCGACATTCAGGCGCCCGTCGACCACAACATCAACGCCGTGGCCAAGGCCAAGGGCATCGACCCCGACGAGGTCGTCGTGGTCGTACTCGACCGCCCCCGCCACAAAGAGCTCATCGCCGACATCCGCCGCGCTGGCGCCAAGGTGCGGCTCATCTCGGACGGTGACGTCGCCGGTGCCGTCGCCGCCGCCCAGGCCTCAAGCATGAACTCCGTGGACATCATGATGGGCATCGGCGGAACGCCCGAGGGCATCATCACCGCCTGCGCCATGAAGTGCATGGGCGGAGAGATCCAGGGCATGCTCGCCCCCAAGGATGACGCGGAGCGTGCCAAGGCCCGCAACGCCGGCCTCGAACTGGACATCGTGCTCACCACCCATGACCTCGTCTCCTCGGACAACTGCTACTTCGCCGCCACCGGCGTCACCAACGGCGACATGCTCCGCGGCGTCTCCTACCGCGCCAACGGTGCGACGACCCGCTCCCTGGTCATGCGCTCGAAGTCCGGCACCATCCGCCACGTCGAGTCCGAGCACAAGCTGGCCAAGCTGCGCGAATTCTCCGTGGTCGACTACTCCGAGCCCACCCTCTAG
- a CDS encoding DUF4245 domain-containing protein: protein MANEQKPRIFQDGRDMTISMAVIVLIMIAVVLPTGLCSYNPGTADGGAVTEVDEQAFLGMEANNSAFPLVVPAEPEGWTANSARRSAVGDAQAPVVGYVTGDEGFLQLTQTDVPLDDAVRDVDADPREQVRTEDVERTEVRVFHSDEGDVRDIWAFTRDGVTYLISGSASDDEFRELVSATLRGAPAA, encoded by the coding sequence GTGGCTAACGAGCAGAAACCCCGCATTTTCCAGGACGGTCGAGACATGACCATCTCCATGGCCGTCATCGTCCTCATCATGATCGCCGTGGTGCTTCCCACCGGGCTCTGTTCCTACAATCCCGGGACCGCCGACGGTGGGGCCGTCACCGAGGTGGACGAGCAGGCGTTCCTCGGCATGGAGGCCAACAACAGCGCATTCCCGCTCGTCGTCCCCGCCGAGCCGGAGGGCTGGACGGCGAACTCCGCCCGTCGTAGCGCGGTGGGAGATGCCCAGGCTCCGGTCGTGGGGTACGTCACCGGCGACGAGGGATTCCTCCAGTTGACCCAGACGGATGTTCCGCTTGACGACGCCGTCCGCGACGTGGACGCCGACCCACGCGAGCAGGTGCGCACCGAGGACGTCGAGCGCACCGAGGTGCGTGTCTTCCACTCCGACGAGGGCGACGTCCGGGACATCTGGGCCTTCACCCGAGACGGGGTCACCTATCTCATCAGTGGTTCGGCCTCCGATGACGAGTTCCGCGAGCTCGTCTCCGCGACGCTGCGCGGCGCCCCGGCGGCTTAG
- a CDS encoding exodeoxyribonuclease VII small subunit — protein sequence MSENTVGTGQVREDSFTPVEELSYEQSRDELVEIVKILELGQMGLDESLKYWERGEALAKRCEDHLDGASRRVEDALSRTEAQQEN from the coding sequence ATGAGCGAGAACACCGTCGGCACCGGCCAGGTCCGCGAAGACAGCTTCACCCCGGTCGAGGAACTGAGCTACGAGCAGTCGCGCGACGAGCTCGTGGAGATCGTCAAAATTCTCGAGCTTGGCCAGATGGGCCTCGACGAGTCCCTGAAGTACTGGGAGCGCGGCGAGGCCCTAGCCAAGCGCTGCGAGGATCACCTGGACGGCGCGTCCCGGCGCGTCGAGGACGCGCTCTCGCGCACCGAGGCGCAGCAGGAGAACTAG